The Pseudomonas azotoformans genome has a segment encoding these proteins:
- a CDS encoding alpha/beta hydrolase family protein: MPFLHRSALPALCLSLLFTSAFSVQAADAPAPAAERPVERQPLPERSQAEASALERKIPQQEQQQLQAGSDSFLALWKPANSAEPEGVVIIVPGAGENADWPQAISPLRHKLPDANWGSLSLSLPDVSVDTLPPRVMEAPKATVDTSSKEASTADKPIEQAASAEAEGTDPAVVPGADEQDKTDASRIFDRIDAAVAFAQTQSARSVVLLGHGTGAWWAARYLSEKQPSQVQKFVMVGAQTPNGRHPDVQQLAPGLKLPTADVFYQDNAQSRKNAVARAQAAKRLKNDGYKQVSLKALPGNSAAEQEQLYRRVRGWLSPQANAD; the protein is encoded by the coding sequence ATGCCCTTTCTTCACCGTTCAGCATTGCCAGCATTGTGCCTGTCGCTGCTTTTTACCAGCGCCTTTTCTGTACAGGCCGCTGACGCACCCGCACCTGCCGCGGAAAGACCGGTCGAGCGCCAGCCCTTGCCCGAGCGCAGCCAGGCAGAAGCCAGCGCCCTCGAACGCAAGATCCCGCAACAAGAACAGCAGCAATTGCAGGCCGGTAGCGATTCATTCCTCGCCCTCTGGAAACCCGCCAACAGCGCCGAGCCTGAAGGCGTGGTGATTATCGTCCCCGGCGCCGGCGAAAATGCTGACTGGCCGCAAGCAATCAGCCCGCTGCGGCACAAATTGCCGGACGCCAACTGGGGCAGCCTCAGCCTATCGTTACCGGATGTAAGCGTGGATACGTTGCCACCGCGTGTGATGGAGGCGCCCAAGGCGACTGTCGACACCAGCAGCAAGGAAGCGAGTACCGCTGACAAACCCATCGAGCAGGCCGCCAGCGCCGAAGCCGAAGGCACCGACCCGGCGGTGGTGCCGGGCGCCGATGAGCAGGACAAGACCGACGCCTCGCGCATCTTCGACCGCATCGACGCCGCCGTGGCCTTCGCACAGACCCAGAGCGCACGCAGCGTGGTGCTACTCGGCCATGGCACCGGTGCCTGGTGGGCCGCACGCTATTTGAGCGAGAAACAACCGTCCCAAGTGCAGAAGTTTGTGATGGTGGGCGCGCAGACGCCCAACGGACGGCATCCAGATGTGCAGCAACTGGCCCCCGGCCTGAAGTTGCCGACCGCCGATGTCTTCTATCAGGACAACGCCCAATCACGCAAAAACGCCGTGGCCCGCGCCCAGGCAGCCAAGCGTTTAAAGAATGACGGTTACAAGCAGGTGTCGTTGAAAGCCTTGCCCGGCAACAGTGCTGCCGAGCAGGAGCAGTTATATCGCAGGGTTCGCGGCTGGTTGAGCCCACAGGCCAACGCCGACTGA
- a CDS encoding TerB family tellurite resistance protein: MLWPGTLIGAGAGFAIASIPGAMLGALLGQALDRRLQLHSWAQLRERLGGRPALRNDELLFVLLGRLAKSNGRVVDGHIQQARQEMRSLDMTDSAQRRAIAAFNRGKSGSDRVRSYLRVLKAQPHAAEGVLRACWRMVWADGKADDAERDLIDQWGKWLGWTPQQLQALAADYTPERKPLVSRGPTYQDALRLLGVTATTEPSVIKRAYRRLLSRHHPDKIAGTGASPAQVREATERTRELHTAYTLIRERRDFR; encoded by the coding sequence ATGCTGTGGCCAGGGACGCTGATCGGCGCCGGGGCTGGCTTTGCCATTGCCAGTATTCCGGGGGCCATGTTGGGGGCACTGTTGGGGCAGGCGCTGGATCGTCGTCTGCAACTGCACAGTTGGGCGCAGTTGCGCGAGCGCCTGGGTGGGCGCCCGGCGTTGCGCAATGACGAGCTGTTGTTTGTGTTGCTGGGGCGGTTGGCCAAGAGCAATGGTCGGGTGGTGGATGGGCATATCCAGCAGGCGCGTCAGGAGATGCGCTCGCTCGACATGACCGACTCGGCCCAGCGCCGCGCGATTGCGGCGTTCAATCGCGGCAAGTCCGGCTCCGACCGGGTGCGCAGTTACCTGCGCGTGCTCAAGGCTCAGCCCCATGCGGCGGAAGGCGTATTGCGCGCGTGCTGGCGCATGGTCTGGGCGGACGGCAAGGCGGATGACGCCGAACGTGACCTGATCGACCAATGGGGCAAATGGCTGGGGTGGACGCCGCAACAGTTGCAGGCGCTGGCGGCCGACTACACACCGGAGCGCAAGCCGCTGGTCAGTCGTGGCCCCACTTATCAGGACGCGTTGCGCTTGCTGGGGGTGACGGCCACCACCGAGCCGTCTGTGATCAAGCGGGCTTATCGTCGCCTGCTCAGTCGCCATCACCCGGACAAGATCGCCGGCACCGGCGCCAGCCCCGCGCAAGTGCGTGAGGCCACCGAGCGCACTCGCGAATTGCACACTGCCTATACGTTGATTCGCGAGCGCCGGGACTTCCGGTAG